From the genome of Gemmatimonadaceae bacterium, one region includes:
- a CDS encoding thioredoxin domain-containing protein — MFPNNDLLFGGPPLSDPVDEADHIRGAASSLVTLVEYADFECLNCARAFPLLVRYLEEFRGTLRFVFRHYPLTWEHPASSLAARAAEAAARQGKFWEMHDELLRNPGMLHREALHAHAASAGLDIVGFATDLEDESLIARIGRDVASGERSSVRATPTFFIDGARFANSRNVEGLRDGIMEAAMRATTRLLEER; from the coding sequence ATGTTTCCAAACAATGACCTCCTGTTCGGCGGCCCGCCGCTCTCAGACCCCGTCGATGAAGCCGATCACATTCGCGGAGCCGCCTCGTCGCTCGTCACGCTCGTCGAGTATGCCGACTTCGAGTGCCTCAACTGCGCGCGCGCCTTTCCACTACTCGTTAGGTACCTCGAGGAATTTCGCGGTACGCTGCGCTTCGTCTTCCGGCACTATCCGCTGACCTGGGAGCATCCCGCGTCGTCGCTGGCCGCGCGCGCCGCGGAAGCCGCAGCACGACAGGGAAAGTTCTGGGAGATGCACGACGAGCTCCTTCGAAATCCGGGCATGCTGCACCGCGAAGCGCTCCACGCGCACGCCGCATCCGCCGGGCTGGACATCGTCGGCTTCGCAACTGACCTCGAGGACGAAAGCCTCATCGCCCGCATCGGGCGCGACGTCGCCAGCGGCGAGCGTAGCTCGGTTCGCGCGACACCCACATTCTTCATCGACGGCGCTCGCTTCGCGAACTCCAGAAACGTGGAAGGCTTGCGCGACGGCATCATGGAAGCGGCCATGCGCGCCACGACCCGCTTGCTCGAGGAGCGGTAG
- a CDS encoding NAD(P)H-quinone oxidoreductase, with amino-acid sequence MRAVTITRPGGPEVLEVRDAVRPEPGAGEVLVRIRASALNRADLLQREGRYPAPPGWPQDIPGMEIAGEILACGKGASLWKDGDRVFGIVGGGGNADYIITHERTLAAIPPNLSWTEAAAVPEAFITAHDALLTQARVRLSEHVLIHAVGSGVGLAALQLARAVGAVPIGDARNADKVDRARALGLAEGITVGDDIGVIAKRVQESTGGKGVEVVLDLVGGPYTAVSIAAAAPKGRIMLIGTMAGRDASLPIGLILGKRLTLRGTVLRARPLEEKIAATRAFAAQVVPLIARGIVKPVVDRVFKLEEIASAHRHLESNATFGKVVIENG; translated from the coding sequence ATGCGCGCCGTCACGATCACTCGGCCCGGCGGCCCCGAGGTGCTGGAAGTGCGCGATGCCGTGCGCCCCGAGCCGGGAGCGGGCGAGGTGCTCGTGCGCATTCGCGCGAGTGCGCTCAATCGCGCCGATCTCTTGCAGCGGGAGGGCCGCTATCCCGCGCCGCCTGGGTGGCCGCAGGACATCCCCGGAATGGAGATCGCCGGAGAGATCTTGGCCTGCGGAAAAGGCGCTTCCTTATGGAAGGACGGCGATCGCGTCTTCGGCATCGTGGGTGGCGGAGGGAATGCCGATTACATAATCACCCACGAGCGCACGCTCGCCGCGATCCCGCCCAATCTGTCGTGGACGGAAGCGGCGGCTGTACCCGAAGCGTTCATCACTGCCCACGACGCACTCCTTACCCAAGCCAGGGTGCGGCTCTCGGAGCACGTACTCATTCATGCCGTTGGAAGTGGCGTCGGTCTGGCGGCGTTGCAGCTTGCGCGAGCCGTGGGCGCGGTGCCGATCGGTGATGCCCGAAACGCCGACAAGGTCGACCGGGCGCGGGCACTCGGTCTCGCTGAGGGCATCACTGTTGGTGACGACATCGGCGTCATTGCCAAGCGAGTGCAGGAATCGACGGGCGGCAAGGGCGTCGAGGTCGTTCTCGACCTCGTCGGAGGACCGTACACTGCCGTGAGCATCGCCGCCGCGGCGCCCAAAGGGCGCATCATGCTCATCGGCACGATGGCTGGTCGCGATGCCTCGCTTCCCATCGGACTGATCCTCGGTAAGCGCCTAACGTTGCGGGGGACCGTCTTGCGGGCGCGACCTCTAGAGGAGAAGATCGCGGCGACTCGCGCCTTTGCGGCGCAGGTGGTACCACTCATCGCGCGCGGCATCGTGAAGCCGGTGGTCGATCGCGTCTTCAAGCTCGAAGAGATCGCGAGCGCTCACCGCCACCTCGAGAGCAACGCAACGTTTGGTAAAGTCGTAATCGAGAATGGATGA
- a CDS encoding HAMP domain-containing sensor histidine kinase, whose translation MGDAAVGTPPGEVETTQRERMATLGTLAAGLAHELNNPAIAIGRSVDLLRTEIAGVDPILRQIASHPWTEDELRFLARLGATTERTQGLTAPLDVVDRTDREEMLIDWLAQHEVSTSPDLATVLVDRGVTPDELAALARGCSPSVISDAMAWLSRLTLIRQLLDDVARSAARIGELVRAVKGHAYTDTGRRLVDVHESIESSLTLISYKLRESRAKLAREYDRTLPPIETYGTELNQLWTNLLDNAADALSSMQGERTISLRTSRDEGGVRIEVADSGPGIPANLAAKIFEPHFTTKPAGKGTGLGLDIVRRIVAHHGGSITCESDAKGARFVVRIPFAQPPAASPNSSPAARFDVSKQ comes from the coding sequence ATGGGTGACGCAGCCGTCGGTACGCCTCCTGGCGAGGTCGAGACCACGCAACGTGAGCGCATGGCGACGCTCGGTACGCTCGCGGCCGGCTTGGCACACGAGCTGAATAACCCGGCGATCGCCATCGGCCGCTCGGTCGATCTGCTGCGCACCGAGATCGCCGGCGTCGACCCCATTCTGCGACAGATCGCGAGCCATCCCTGGACCGAGGACGAGCTGCGCTTCCTCGCGCGGTTGGGTGCGACGACGGAACGGACACAGGGCCTAACGGCTCCCCTTGACGTTGTCGACCGCACCGATCGTGAGGAAATGCTCATCGATTGGCTCGCGCAGCACGAGGTGTCGACATCGCCGGATCTCGCCACAGTGCTCGTCGATCGCGGCGTGACACCGGACGAGCTGGCGGCGCTCGCGCGCGGCTGCAGTCCGAGCGTGATCAGTGACGCCATGGCGTGGCTGTCGCGGCTCACCCTCATCCGGCAACTGCTCGACGACGTTGCCCGGAGCGCCGCGCGCATCGGTGAGCTCGTGCGCGCCGTGAAGGGCCACGCCTACACCGATACCGGTCGTCGGCTCGTGGACGTGCACGAGTCGATCGAGAGCAGCCTCACGCTCATCAGCTACAAGCTCCGCGAATCCCGAGCAAAGCTCGCGCGTGAGTATGACCGCACGCTCCCGCCCATCGAGACCTACGGCACGGAGCTCAACCAGCTCTGGACGAATCTCCTCGATAACGCCGCCGACGCACTTTCGTCGATGCAAGGCGAGCGGACCATTTCCCTCCGAACGTCGCGCGACGAGGGAGGTGTGCGCATCGAGGTCGCCGACAGCGGGCCCGGAATCCCCGCCAACCTCGCGGCGAAGATCTTCGAGCCACACTTCACGACGAAGCCAGCCGGGAAGGGAACCGGCCTCGGACTCGACATCGTTAGGCGCATCGTCGCGCACCACGGCGGCTCGATCACGTGTGAGTCGGATGCCAAAGGCGCCCGCTTCGTGGTTCGCATTCCCTTCGCGCAGCCACCCGCTGCCTCACCGAACTCGTCACCAGCTGCGCGTTTCGATGTTTCCAAACAATGA
- a CDS encoding glycosyl hydrolase, with translation MFVRSLFVGILVPLSVRAQARPTASSPIDTTRYERTAPELRGLRWRLVGPFRGGRSVAVTGDPNNPRVFYFGAVDGGVWKSTNAGQSWSNVTDGKSSIASVGAVAVATSDPNVIYAGGGEADFREDYTYGDGIDRSTDGGRTWTHLGLDDARHIARIVVDPRDAEVVYVAAMGHGAGPNPTRGVFRSRDGGRNWQKVLFVDDSTGAIDLTMDPGNPRILYAALWRMQRSPWGFTAGAGRSGLWKSTDGGEHWSELTFNEGMPRGPIGRIGVAVSPADPERVYATIETPPEDSTGGIFRSDDGGITWERTSGDQRWMVRPWYYSVVRADPSDANTMYVMNLSTWKSIDGGRTFTRLRLPHGDTHDLWVDPKDSKRLISGNDGGATVSIDGGESWSSIMNQPTAQFYHVVTDDQFPYRIYGAQQDNTTVSTLSRSDDGAISREDWYPVGGGESGYIAPKPGDPNIVIAGTYTGTLTRLDVRTKHVKDISVGLNNYDGWPSSQVPNRFQWTFPIFYSRHTPNELYVAANRVFRSTNDGDSWEAVSPDLTLHDPKTMGPVGGAVTHDMTGTEWYATIFALAESPALAGVLWAGSDDGLVHVTRDDGKTWTDVTPRDMAHFTRVSIIEPSHFDAGTAYVAANRYQVDDLRPYLWKTTDYGRSWTRIDAGIPAGAYTRTIRADPVRRGLLYVGTETGIWYSTDDGAHWRSLQLNLPRSSVRDLHIHGADLIAATHGRAFWVLDDVTPLRQMTDAMRAEAVHLFVPDTAIRFGGGRFRSEDAGENPACCLTVSYWLKQRVTTPVTLEFRDATGKAIRTFSSAAASDSASVDSSKNRAPRDTLAEKPRGSRSLADDTLSFLAADSVVVTRTGLNRFVWNLRYPSTREVRGIVNDEGSTLGPVVAPGTYTVRLTIAGQSYDQLAIVRPDPRMRATQAEYDAQVTLALQVQQTTNDLSDAVSRILDLEHQLDERVGHSKKQTYAAKLGAAATPLRQKLEAIRDSLVEVHSHVDQITLHYPIRLYNMLLSLADMVQSAEGAPTKQEGDVYRDIATQVNRQIAQLRTLETNDVVAFNRMMRELEVPAVVTGDAKRR, from the coding sequence ATGTTCGTACGTTCACTGTTCGTTGGCATACTCGTACCACTCTCCGTGCGTGCTCAGGCGAGACCGACCGCTTCTTCGCCAATTGACACGACGCGCTACGAGCGCACCGCGCCCGAGCTCCGGGGACTGCGGTGGCGGCTTGTCGGTCCTTTCCGCGGTGGACGGTCGGTCGCTGTGACCGGCGATCCAAACAATCCCCGTGTCTTCTACTTCGGCGCCGTCGACGGCGGCGTCTGGAAGAGTACCAACGCCGGCCAGAGCTGGAGCAACGTCACCGATGGCAAATCCAGCATTGCGTCGGTGGGCGCGGTTGCGGTGGCGACCAGCGATCCGAACGTGATCTACGCGGGCGGCGGCGAGGCGGACTTTAGGGAAGACTATACCTATGGCGACGGCATCGACCGCTCGACCGATGGCGGACGCACCTGGACCCACCTCGGCCTCGACGACGCGCGGCACATTGCGCGCATCGTCGTGGATCCACGCGACGCGGAGGTCGTCTACGTCGCCGCAATGGGACACGGCGCCGGTCCCAATCCGACGCGGGGCGTCTTTCGCTCGCGAGACGGCGGACGGAATTGGCAGAAAGTCCTCTTCGTCGACGACTCTACTGGTGCGATCGACCTAACGATGGACCCGGGCAATCCGCGTATCCTGTACGCCGCCCTCTGGCGGATGCAGCGTTCGCCGTGGGGCTTCACCGCCGGCGCCGGCCGCAGCGGTCTGTGGAAGTCAACGGACGGTGGCGAACACTGGTCCGAGCTCACGTTCAATGAAGGCATGCCCCGCGGACCGATCGGTCGCATCGGCGTCGCCGTCTCGCCGGCCGATCCGGAGCGAGTCTACGCGACGATCGAGACGCCACCAGAAGACTCGACGGGCGGCATCTTCCGGTCCGACGACGGCGGCATAACCTGGGAGCGAACGAGCGGCGATCAGCGGTGGATGGTGCGCCCGTGGTATTACTCCGTCGTGCGCGCCGATCCGTCAGACGCGAACACGATGTACGTGATGAACCTCTCGACGTGGAAATCGATCGACGGCGGTCGTACGTTCACGCGCCTCCGCTTGCCGCACGGTGACACGCACGACTTGTGGGTCGACCCCAAGGATTCAAAGAGACTCATCAGCGGCAACGACGGGGGCGCGACGGTCAGCATCGACGGTGGCGAAAGCTGGTCGAGCATCATGAACCAGCCGACGGCGCAGTTCTATCATGTGGTGACGGACGATCAGTTCCCATATCGCATCTACGGTGCGCAGCAGGACAACACCACGGTGTCCACCCTCAGCCGTTCGGACGACGGCGCGATCTCGCGCGAAGACTGGTATCCCGTCGGCGGCGGTGAGTCCGGCTACATCGCGCCAAAGCCGGGCGACCCGAACATCGTCATCGCCGGTACGTACACCGGGACGCTGACGCGACTCGATGTTCGCACGAAGCACGTGAAGGACATCAGCGTCGGTCTCAACAACTACGACGGCTGGCCTTCCTCGCAGGTCCCGAATCGTTTCCAGTGGACGTTTCCGATCTTCTACTCGCGCCACACGCCCAACGAGTTATACGTTGCGGCAAATCGCGTCTTCCGCTCCACCAACGATGGCGACAGCTGGGAGGCCGTGAGCCCCGACCTCACGCTGCACGACCCGAAGACGATGGGACCGGTCGGCGGCGCGGTGACGCACGACATGACGGGCACCGAGTGGTACGCGACGATTTTCGCCCTCGCCGAGTCGCCGGCGCTCGCCGGCGTCCTCTGGGCCGGCTCGGACGATGGCCTCGTTCACGTCACGCGGGATGACGGGAAAACGTGGACCGACGTGACGCCGCGCGACATGGCGCACTTCACGCGCGTGTCGATCATCGAGCCCTCCCATTTCGATGCCGGAACGGCGTATGTGGCCGCGAATCGCTACCAGGTCGACGACCTTCGACCGTACCTCTGGAAAACGACGGACTACGGGCGCTCCTGGACGCGCATCGACGCCGGCATTCCCGCCGGCGCGTACACACGTACCATTCGTGCGGATCCCGTTAGGCGCGGCTTGTTGTACGTCGGCACCGAAACGGGGATCTGGTACTCGACCGACGACGGCGCACACTGGCGTTCGTTGCAGCTCAACCTGCCACGCTCGTCCGTTCGCGACCTGCACATTCACGGTGCCGATCTCATCGCCGCGACACACGGCCGTGCCTTCTGGGTGCTGGACGACGTCACCCCACTGCGTCAGATGACCGACGCAATGCGCGCCGAGGCTGTGCACCTCTTCGTGCCCGACACGGCGATCCGTTTTGGCGGCGGTCGATTTCGCAGCGAGGACGCCGGCGAGAATCCCGCCTGCTGCCTAACGGTAAGCTACTGGCTGAAGCAGCGTGTGACGACACCGGTGACGCTCGAATTTCGTGACGCCACCGGGAAAGCCATCCGCACGTTTTCGAGCGCGGCCGCGAGCGACAGTGCAAGCGTCGACTCGTCCAAGAATCGAGCGCCACGAGACACGCTCGCGGAAAAGCCGCGCGGCTCGCGCTCCCTCGCTGACGACACCCTGTCGTTCCTGGCCGCCGATTCGGTGGTGGTGACGCGCACCGGCCTCAATCGCTTCGTGTGGAATCTGCGCTATCCCTCCACCCGCGAAGTCCGCGGCATCGTGAATGACGAAGGGTCTACGCTAGGGCCAGTTGTCGCTCCCGGCACGTACACCGTTCGTCTCACCATCGCTGGACAATCGTACGATCAGCTTGCAATCGTTCGACCCGATCCGCGCATGCGTGCGACGCAAGCGGAGTACGACGCGCAGGTTACGCTCGCACTGCAAGTGCAGCAAACCACAAACGATCTGTCCGATGCGGTGAGCCGGATTCTCGACCTCGAGCACCAACTCGACGAACGCGTCGGTCACTCGAAGAAGCAGACGTACGCCGCCAAACTCGGCGCGGCCGCGACTCCGCTCCGGCAGAAGCTCGAGGCCATTCGGGATTCGCTCGTCGAAGTCCACTCGCACGTCGATCAGATCACGCTTCACTATCCGATTCGGCTGTACAACATGCTGCTGTCGCTTGCCGACATGGTGCAGAGCGCCGAGGGCGCGCCGACGAAGCAGGAGGGTGACGTTTACCGTGACATCGCCACGCAGGTGAATCGCCAGATTGCTCAACTCCGCACGTTGGAGACGAACGACGTCGTCGCATTCAATCGAATGATGCGAGAGCTGGAGGTGCCGGCGGTGGTGACGGGAGACGCGAAGAGAAGGTAG
- a CDS encoding RagB/SusD family nutrient uptake outer membrane protein yields MINRLLWRTGARGPVLAAAVLLLSACSIDKVLEVPDPDVSRPGDLTGTLALATLKAAAVGDFQVAFAGTGGLTGLEGLVNITGLFTDEFFFTETFPTRVQIDRRAIDRNNSTMLAIYFQAQAARQSAFRAESVYAKLAPNDSGYSESLSLEGYAFILLAESYCSGVPITKVDVSGMVLPGQPLSTQQLLDSAINRFTTALTIANSAGSTYLANLALVGQARALLFKGNGSLAAAATLVQNVPSDFEYRIFSSDNTDRQNNGVFELQYLEGRWTQADKEGRNGLPFLSAGDPRTPFVDLGAGFDGAHEVYGSLKYPSRSASTVLASGVEAELILAEAALSSNYGGANGTLDILNGLRANIGMSPLASAATQQAQVDQLFSERAFWLFLTAHRLGDLRRLSRSVANGGYGRNSETVFPTGGYSGRGGGIYGTDVNFPIPIEEANSNPNAPACLDRNP; encoded by the coding sequence ATGATCAATAGACTATTATGGCGCACCGGCGCGCGAGGGCCCGTTCTCGCCGCTGCGGTCTTGCTATTGAGTGCCTGTTCAATCGACAAGGTGCTCGAGGTGCCCGATCCCGATGTCTCGCGACCCGGCGATCTGACCGGGACGCTCGCGTTGGCGACCCTCAAGGCGGCGGCGGTGGGTGACTTTCAGGTGGCGTTCGCCGGTACTGGCGGACTCACCGGTCTCGAGGGACTCGTCAACATCACTGGCCTGTTCACCGACGAGTTCTTCTTTACCGAGACTTTCCCGACGCGCGTACAGATCGACCGTCGTGCGATCGACCGCAACAACTCGACGATGCTGGCGATCTATTTCCAGGCACAGGCGGCGAGACAATCGGCGTTTCGTGCCGAGAGCGTCTACGCGAAGCTCGCGCCTAACGACTCAGGCTACTCGGAGTCGCTGAGTCTCGAGGGATATGCGTTCATCCTCCTCGCCGAGAGCTACTGCTCGGGGGTGCCGATCACGAAAGTCGATGTGTCGGGCATGGTGCTTCCCGGACAACCACTCTCCACCCAGCAGTTGCTCGATTCGGCGATCAATCGCTTCACGACGGCGCTCACCATCGCGAACAGCGCCGGGAGCACATACCTCGCGAATCTCGCCCTCGTTGGGCAAGCGCGCGCGCTCCTATTCAAGGGCAACGGCAGCCTTGCCGCGGCCGCGACGCTCGTGCAGAACGTGCCTTCCGACTTCGAGTACCGCATCTTCTCGAGCGATAACACCGACCGCCAGAACAACGGCGTCTTCGAGCTACAGTATCTCGAAGGCAGGTGGACGCAGGCGGACAAGGAGGGACGCAACGGCCTCCCGTTCCTGAGCGCCGGCGATCCACGCACGCCGTTCGTGGATCTCGGCGCGGGCTTCGACGGAGCGCATGAAGTGTACGGCTCTCTGAAGTACCCGAGCCGTTCCGCGAGTACAGTTCTCGCCAGCGGTGTCGAAGCTGAGCTGATTCTCGCCGAAGCGGCGCTCTCGAGCAACTATGGAGGTGCCAATGGTACGCTGGACATTCTCAATGGCCTGCGTGCGAATATCGGCATGAGTCCTCTTGCGTCAGCGGCTACTCAACAGGCGCAGGTGGATCAGCTCTTCAGCGAGCGTGCCTTCTGGCTCTTTCTCACCGCGCATCGACTCGGTGATCTCCGTCGTCTTTCGCGCTCGGTGGCGAATGGCGGCTACGGTCGAAATTCCGAGACGGTATTTCCAACGGGAGGTTACAGCGGTCGCGGCGGCGGCATCTATGGTACCGACGTGAACTTTCCCATTCCGATCGAGGAAGCGAACTCGAACCCCAATGCGCCGGCGTGCCTCGATCGCAATCCGTAA
- a CDS encoding FAD-dependent oxidoreductase — protein MRPVLLAVDDDPEVLRAVDRDLRRRYADRYRVVRAESGAFAIDALRKFEERGDPIALVVADQRMPEMSGVELLEQTTRLVPDAKRVLLTAYADTDAAIDAINKARIHNYLMKPWDPPEQQLYPYLDELLDDWQSGYHAPFEGIRVVGHRWSPKSHEVRDFLGRNLVPFKWLDLDASTEARDALSKFATRETPPLLPLVLFPDGAVLDAPDFATLSARIGLRTRAEKPFYDLVCVGGGPAGLAAAVYGASEGLRTLLVEREAPGGQAGTSSRIENYLGFPSGLTGADLTRRAVAQARKFGAELLTPQEACGLRIDGQYRVLTLSDGSEVSTRALVIASGVSYRTLDIPGAEKLTGAGVYYGAALTEAISCQDEEVLIIGGGNSAGQAALFFAQYARHVTLVVRGGSLGESMSRYLVDQVESTPNVTVLTRTRISALHGDDRLRSVTLACDSEERDMEATSLFAFIGAQPRTEWVASVLQRDEHGFILTGPDLARENGRPHGWTLARDPFLLETNVAGVLCAGDVRHQSIKRCASAIGEGAIAVQFTHRYLAEG, from the coding sequence ATGCGCCCAGTCTTGCTCGCCGTCGACGACGATCCTGAAGTTCTTCGCGCGGTCGACCGCGATCTGCGCCGCCGATATGCCGACCGCTACCGTGTCGTGCGCGCCGAGTCCGGCGCGTTCGCCATCGATGCGCTGCGCAAGTTCGAGGAGCGCGGCGATCCCATCGCGCTCGTGGTCGCCGATCAGCGCATGCCGGAGATGTCGGGCGTCGAGCTGCTCGAGCAGACGACCCGCCTCGTCCCCGACGCCAAACGTGTCCTCCTTACCGCCTACGCCGATACGGACGCCGCCATCGACGCGATCAACAAGGCGCGGATACACAATTATCTCATGAAGCCGTGGGATCCGCCCGAGCAACAGCTCTATCCGTATCTCGACGAGCTGCTCGACGATTGGCAGTCTGGCTATCACGCCCCTTTCGAGGGGATCCGGGTCGTCGGCCATCGTTGGTCGCCCAAATCGCACGAGGTGCGCGACTTTCTCGGCCGCAACCTCGTCCCCTTCAAGTGGCTCGATCTCGATGCATCCACGGAAGCCCGCGACGCGTTGAGTAAATTTGCAACGCGGGAGACGCCGCCGCTGCTGCCGCTGGTGCTCTTTCCAGACGGCGCGGTGCTCGACGCCCCGGACTTCGCGACGCTCAGTGCCCGAATCGGCCTGCGAACTCGCGCCGAGAAGCCGTTCTACGATCTGGTGTGCGTTGGCGGAGGTCCGGCTGGACTCGCTGCTGCGGTCTACGGCGCGTCGGAAGGGCTGCGCACGCTGCTCGTCGAGCGTGAAGCGCCTGGCGGTCAGGCGGGGACGAGCTCGCGAATCGAGAATTACCTCGGTTTCCCGAGCGGCCTCACCGGCGCCGACCTAACGAGACGGGCGGTCGCCCAGGCGCGAAAATTCGGCGCCGAGCTGCTGACGCCACAGGAAGCGTGTGGTCTGCGCATCGACGGCCAGTACCGCGTGCTCACGCTCTCCGACGGGTCCGAGGTCTCGACGCGCGCGCTCGTGATCGCGTCCGGCGTCTCCTATCGGACGCTCGACATTCCCGGCGCCGAGAAGTTGACTGGAGCAGGTGTGTACTACGGCGCGGCGCTCACCGAAGCCATCTCCTGCCAGGATGAGGAAGTACTCATCATCGGCGGCGGGAACTCGGCGGGCCAGGCGGCGCTCTTCTTCGCCCAATACGCGCGTCACGTGACGCTCGTCGTGCGTGGTGGCTCCCTGGGCGAGAGCATGTCACGGTATCTCGTCGATCAGGTAGAGTCCACTCCGAACGTCACGGTGCTCACACGCACTCGAATCTCCGCGCTGCACGGTGACGATCGCTTGCGCTCGGTGACGCTCGCCTGCGACAGCGAGGAGCGCGATATGGAAGCGACGTCGCTGTTCGCATTCATCGGTGCTCAGCCGCGCACCGAGTGGGTCGCCAGCGTGCTGCAGCGCGACGAGCATGGTTTCATACTGACGGGACCCGATCTGGCGCGGGAGAATGGTCGACCGCACGGCTGGACGCTCGCGCGCGATCCGTTCTTGCTCGAGACCAACGTGGCGGGCGTCCTCTGCGCCGGCGACGTGCGTCATCAGTCGATCAAGAGATGCGCGTCGGCGATTGGCGAGGGCGCCATCGCCGTCCAGTTCACCCATCGCTACCTCGCCGAGGGCTGA